The Melioribacteraceae bacterium 4301-Me genome contains the following window.
ATAAGGAAAATAAAAAATCAGATTGGAGAAAATTAATGACCCTCTTTTATCGAATACTGCTTGTTGTATTAATTTTTGCATCAATAGAATTTGTCGCTGTTAAGCGCGCTGGAAAAGCTTTTTCCAAAATTTTTCCGAGGATTAATAAGAGTAAATTTTCAAAATATGTCAGATGGCTTTTAATTTTTGTTAATTTATTTCCAGTATTTATTATTGCAGGTATAATCTATAATATGATCTCGGGTTCGAATTTTGTTTATCCGCCGGAATCAATCTTAGTGAATTTTATTTTGGTTTTTCCTTTTTGGATAGCTATACTAATTATGATTCAAGCTGTATTATTGTGGCTGCCCGTCGATTTACTTAAGTATATATTTATTTTTATACTTTGGAGAAAAAAAGAACAAGTAAAACTTTTAGCCGATAAATATGTTGTTGCAATTATAGCCTTTTGTGTTCTGTATGTACCTGTTCGAGTAGTTTACGATTATTATAAAATCTCAGTTCGTCCAGTTGAATACGTTAAAAAAAATTTACCGCATGAATTAGATGGATTTAAAATTACATTTATTTCTGATTTACAAGCCGATCCATATACAAACTCAAATAGACTCAAGAATTACATACAAAAAGTTAATGAAACAAGTCCCGATTTAGTTTTGATAGGCGGAGACATGATAACTTCCACACCGGATTATATTAACGAAAGTGCGGAATATGTTGGTAAAATAAAATCAAAGTACGGGGTTTATTCTTGCGTTGGTGATCATGATAATTGGGCATACAGTAATGATTCAAAAAGAAATTTAAGTGAAATAGAAAATGCTCTTGCCAAATACAATGTAAAGATGCTTGACAACAAAAAAATTATAATTCCAGTGAAAAAATCTAAAATTGGAATTTCTTTTGTGACTAATACTTATGTTGAACATATTAACAATACAGAACTTGACAGTCTAACAAATTTACCTGAAGGAAACGATTTTAATATTTTACTTACACATCAGCCTCGTCAATATATTATAGATGAGGCAATTAAGAAAAAATTTGATTTGATGCTTGCTGGTCATACGCACGGCGGACAAATTACTTTCTTGTTTCCTTTTTTTAATCTTTCTCCAACTTTGTTAGAAACTAAATATGTAAGAGGTGATTTTTATTTTGGAAATTTAATGCTGATAGTTACAAGGGGACTTGGAATGTCGATAGCTCCGTTTCGTTATAATTCAACACCAGAGATTACTGTAATAAGATTAACTTCTTCTTAATGGAGGATGAAAATGATAAAAATAATTTTACTATCATTACTTCTTTTACCCAACCTTTATTTCTTTCAGCAGGAAAAACACTTAAATAATATCTCAACTCTTACAGTTGAAAAAATAATGAGAGATCCAAAATGGATTGGTAGAGAGCCGCGAAATATTTTTTGGTCGGATGACAGTAAGTTTGTTTATTTTAGTTGGAACTATATTGGTGCGCGTGAAGATTCACTTTATGCTGTTTCTCGTGATGGCGGCATTCCTCAAAAGCTTACCCTTGAACAGATAAAAGAATTGCCATCTAAAAAAGGCGAGATAAATAAATCCAAAACAATGAAAGTATACGAGAAAAATGGAG
Protein-coding sequences here:
- a CDS encoding metallophosphoesterase yields the protein MTLFYRILLVVLIFASIEFVAVKRAGKAFSKIFPRINKSKFSKYVRWLLIFVNLFPVFIIAGIIYNMISGSNFVYPPESILVNFILVFPFWIAILIMIQAVLLWLPVDLLKYIFIFILWRKKEQVKLLADKYVVAIIAFCVLYVPVRVVYDYYKISVRPVEYVKKNLPHELDGFKITFISDLQADPYTNSNRLKNYIQKVNETSPDLVLIGGDMITSTPDYINESAEYVGKIKSKYGVYSCVGDHDNWAYSNDSKRNLSEIENALAKYNVKMLDNKKIIIPVKKSKIGISFVTNTYVEHINNTELDSLTNLPEGNDFNILLTHQPRQYIIDEAIKKKFDLMLAGHTHGGQITFLFPFFNLSPTLLETKYVRGDFYFGNLMLIVTRGLGMSIAPFRYNSTPEITVIRLTSS